In Helianthus annuus cultivar XRQ/B chromosome 9, HanXRQr2.0-SUNRISE, whole genome shotgun sequence, the following are encoded in one genomic region:
- the LOC110878362 gene encoding uncharacterized protein LOC110878362 produces MYSPKVDQKNTKKPSIAIRVLKAPVKVMCKIRDLYVSSMFRCATGMGGPTGPYSSGLPRSYSTASSRTDDDFIELMRIASIRSLGNRLDPEFLRRQQSPVPPVVPRSQSAAIGRIDEDKACEFGNDFRLNSEMFPRSRSHAVARMYV; encoded by the coding sequence ATGTATTCTCCAAAAGTGGAtcaaaaaaacaccaaaaaacctTCAATAGCAATTAGGGTTCTTAAGGCACCAGTAAAAGTTATGTGCAAGATCCGGGACTTGTATGTCTCCAGCATGTTCAGATGCGCAACCGGTATGGGTGGTCCAACAGGTCCCTACAGCTCCGGTCTGCCAAGAAGCTACAGCACGGCATCTTCGAGAACCGACGATGATTTTATAGAACTCATGAGGATTGCTTCCATCAGAAGTTTGGGTAACAGGTTGGATCCGGAGTTTCTCCGGCGGCAACAGAGTCCAGTGCCGCCGGTTGTGCCGCGCAGTCAAAGCGCGGCTATTGGTAGAATTGATGAAGACAAGGCTTGTGAATTTGGGAATGATTTTAGATTAAATTCTGAGATGTTTCCAAGGAGTAGAAGTCATGCAGTTGCAAGAATGTATGTCTGA
- the LOC110876196 gene encoding uncharacterized protein LOC110876196 — translation MSSSSSSWCSSSSGEGDLFFANAVMLAVQIIMEEEEEMSSEPRTRAVALNLDREGAHDRLVADYFADEPLYTAAMFKSRFRMRRRLFLRIADDLAQSDPFFTLRYDARGHRGFTTLQKCTTAIRQLAYGTTPNSLDEYLRMPERTSRECLYKFCE, via the exons atgtcttcttcttcttcatcgtgGTGTTCGTCATCTTCGGGTGAGGGCGATTTATTTTTTGCGAACGCCGTAATGCTGGCAGTACAGATCATCATGGAGGAAGAGGAAGAAATGTCGTCAGAACCGCGAACTAGGGCAGTTGCCTTAAACCTAGACCGAGAAG GTGCACATGATAGATTAGTGGCCGATTATTTTGCTGACGAACCTTTGTACACGGCCGCGATGTTTAAAAGTCGGTTCCGAATGAGACGTCGACTGTTCTTACGTATAGCAGACGACTTGGCGCAGTCTGATCCATTTTTCACACTTCGATACGACGCTAGGGGCCATAGGGGATTCACCACTTTACAGAAATGTACGACGGCCATTCGTCAACTGGCATACGGGACGACACCCAATTCGTTGGACGAGTATTTAAGGATGCCTGAAAGAACTTCACGAGAATGTTTGTACAAGTTTTGCGAATAG